In Geotalea uraniireducens, the genomic window TGGCAGTTTCGGCAATCGGTCAGCATCTCGGTATGCCTTTTGTGATTGAAGATGACGTTGCCGTTCTTGGCGGGAAAGACGATCATGTCGGCCGCTCCGGCAAAGGAGGCCCAGCTCACCACGGCGAGCAGAATGGAAAAGAATCGAATCATGGTGGCTCCCTTTTCCTTGTGTTCTGCGAAAGTGGTCCGCTGCCCGAAACGGGCAAACGGGATCAGCGGGAAGAATCAGGCGCGGGAAGGATCTCGACACGTCTTCCCGAGATGTTGAGCCGCCTTTCGGCAAAAAGCTTGACG contains:
- a CDS encoding cytochrome c7 codes for the protein MIRFFSILLAVVSWASFAGAADMIVFPAKNGNVIFNHKRHTEMLTDCRNCHNKAPGKIANFGKEYAHKTCKGCHEIRGTGPTRCGLCHRK